GGCAGCAATGATTCATCTCATTTTATTGAGCACAGTTCAATACAAATGGTTGGATGGTATGAGTCAAGAGCAGTACAAAGCAGCTATATCAGCAGCGAAGAAGTAATTAGATGTGCAAACCGTAGGCGAATTTCTAGAAATAGTGATTCGTCTACGCAAGATTAATTTAATGTGAGAAGAATTCTCACTGTGTAAGGAGCGCAAAATGGCCATGCTCAACTTTGAAAAAAAATACCGCGTGCGCGGTGGGACTCTAATAGGAGGAGAT
Above is a genomic segment from Polynucleobacter wuianus containing:
- the pufA gene encoding light-harvesting antenna LH1, alpha subunit; the encoded protein is MWRIWKLYDPLRAMVAQGVFLFALAAMIHLILLSTVQYKWLDGMSQEQYKAAISAAKK